From Paenibacillus graminis, a single genomic window includes:
- the lpdA gene encoding dihydrolipoyl dehydrogenase: MTISCDVAILGGGTGGYVAAIRAAQLGKSVVVIEMDKLGGTCLHRGCIPSKSLLRSAEVYAEIQESESYGIETTGVQLVFPKVQARKEAVVEQLHQGVQFLMRKNKIQVLKGKGRIIGPSIFSPRSGAVAVELDNGEMETVVSGHLIVATGSRPRVLPGLKPDGKVILSSEEALTLEELPASIIIVGGGVIGVEWASMLADFGVQVTVVEAASQLLPLEDEEIARELLRLLKKRGVKVLTGTTVDAETCAITESGVTIEARKGEQSQSLSAQKLLVSVGRVANIENIGLENTDIHFDKGVIEVNGNMQTNEPHIYAIGDCIGGLQLAHAASHEGIRAVNHLAGETLHPYHPHLVPRCVYTRPEVASVGYTEKEAKALGADVVTGKFPFSAIGKAIVYGMKDGFVKVVADRSSGDILGVQMIGPHVTDLIGEAALAQLLDATPWEIGEAVHAHPTLSEIIGEAMLAVDGRAIGF; encoded by the coding sequence ATGACAATTTCATGTGACGTTGCCATACTTGGCGGAGGTACCGGGGGGTACGTGGCGGCGATCCGCGCGGCCCAACTGGGGAAATCTGTTGTTGTCATAGAAATGGACAAGCTGGGCGGAACCTGTCTGCACCGCGGCTGCATTCCGAGCAAATCGCTGCTGCGCAGTGCGGAGGTATACGCTGAAATACAAGAGAGCGAGAGTTACGGCATTGAAACTACTGGGGTGCAGCTGGTGTTCCCGAAGGTGCAGGCCCGCAAGGAGGCGGTAGTCGAGCAGCTTCATCAGGGCGTACAGTTTCTGATGCGCAAAAATAAAATCCAGGTGCTGAAGGGAAAAGGGCGCATCATCGGCCCTTCGATTTTCTCTCCGCGCAGCGGCGCGGTGGCTGTAGAGCTGGACAATGGCGAGATGGAGACCGTGGTCTCCGGGCATCTCATTGTGGCAACCGGATCGCGCCCCCGTGTGCTGCCCGGCCTGAAGCCGGATGGCAAGGTGATTCTGAGCAGTGAGGAAGCGTTGACGCTGGAAGAGCTGCCGGCTTCTATTATTATTGTGGGCGGCGGGGTCATTGGTGTGGAATGGGCCTCCATGCTGGCGGACTTCGGCGTGCAGGTTACGGTGGTAGAAGCCGCAAGCCAGCTGCTGCCGCTTGAGGACGAAGAGATTGCCCGCGAGCTGCTGCGGCTGCTGAAGAAGCGCGGCGTCAAGGTTCTGACAGGGACAACCGTAGATGCAGAGACCTGTGCGATTACGGAATCTGGAGTGACTATCGAAGCCCGCAAGGGCGAACAGAGCCAGAGCCTGTCTGCCCAGAAGCTGCTGGTATCCGTAGGCAGAGTAGCCAATATAGAGAACATCGGACTTGAAAATACTGATATTCATTTTGACAAGGGTGTTATTGAGGTCAATGGGAATATGCAGACGAATGAGCCGCATATTTATGCGATTGGCGACTGCATCGGCGGGCTGCAGCTGGCTCACGCCGCGAGCCACGAAGGCATCCGGGCGGTGAACCATCTGGCAGGTGAGACGCTCCATCCCTACCACCCGCATCTGGTGCCGCGCTGCGTCTACACACGGCCGGAGGTAGCGAGTGTAGGATATACCGAGAAAGAAGCCAAGGCGCTTGGCGCGGATGTGGTTACGGGTAAATTTCCTTTTTCAGCCATCGGCAAAGCGATTGTCTACGGGATGAAGGACGGTTTCGTCAAAGTGGTTGCCGACCGCAGCAGCGGCGATATTCTCGGTGTGCAGATGATCGGCCCCCATGTTACGGATCTGATCGGGGAGGCGGCGCTGGCACAGCTGCTGGATGCCACTCCCTGGGAGATCGGGGAAGCGGTTCACGCTCATCCGACGCTATCCGAGATCATCGGCGAAGCGATGCTCGCCGTGGACGGAAGAGCAATCGGATTCTAG